In Halorubrum sp. PV6, a single window of DNA contains:
- the rnz gene encoding ribonuclease Z, whose product MSLRVTFLGTGGAVPTTERAPSALFVNREGDRLLFDCGEGTQRGMMRHGTGFGIDHLFVSHLHGDHVLGIPGLVQTLGFNDREDPLTIHCPPGTGADLHDLVHAVGHDPAFDVRLNEVAPGSVALDADGYEVRAFETVHRTKSQGYVLEEDDRPGRFDRPKAEELGVPVGPKFGRLHAGESVEAEDGSIVEPEQVVGPPRPGRTLVYTADTRPREGTVAVAADADLLVHDATFADDMADRARDTAHSTGREAGEIAARADAKRLALVHISSRYAADASPIRREAAGAFDGDVLLPDDGDLFEVPFPGADE is encoded by the coding sequence ATGTCCCTTCGCGTCACGTTTCTCGGAACGGGCGGCGCCGTCCCGACCACCGAGCGCGCGCCGAGCGCACTGTTCGTCAACCGCGAGGGCGACCGCCTGCTGTTCGACTGCGGGGAGGGCACCCAACGCGGCATGATGCGGCACGGAACCGGGTTCGGGATCGACCACCTGTTCGTCTCGCACCTCCACGGCGACCACGTCCTCGGGATTCCGGGGCTCGTCCAGACGCTCGGGTTCAACGACCGCGAGGACCCGCTCACGATCCACTGCCCGCCGGGGACCGGAGCGGACCTCCACGACCTCGTCCACGCGGTCGGCCACGACCCGGCGTTCGACGTGCGGCTCAACGAGGTCGCCCCCGGATCGGTCGCGCTCGACGCCGACGGCTACGAGGTCCGCGCGTTCGAGACGGTCCACCGGACGAAATCGCAGGGCTACGTGCTCGAAGAAGACGACAGGCCGGGGCGGTTCGACCGCCCGAAGGCCGAGGAGTTGGGCGTCCCGGTCGGACCGAAGTTCGGCCGCCTGCACGCCGGCGAATCCGTCGAGGCCGAGGACGGTTCGATTGTCGAACCGGAGCAGGTCGTGGGGCCGCCGCGACCGGGACGGACGCTCGTGTACACCGCCGACACCCGGCCGCGAGAGGGCACCGTCGCGGTCGCCGCGGACGCCGACCTGCTCGTCCACGACGCCACCTTCGCCGACGACATGGCGGACCGCGCCCGCGACACGGCGCACTCGACCGGGCGAGAGGCCGGGGAGATAGCCGCCCGCGCCGACGCGAAGCGGCTGGCGCTGGTCCACATCTCCTCGCGGTACGCCGCCGACGCCTCGCCGATCCGCAGGGAGGCGGCGGGCGCGTTCGACGGCGACGTGCTCCTGCCGGACGACGGCGACCTGTTCGAGGTCCCGTTCCCCGGCGCGGACGAGTGA
- a CDS encoding ParA family protein: protein MHATTLALVGATGGAGTTRTAIELATLGARDGRDVAVVDAAFTTQGLSEYVSGRIGTDLTTLLTDETGSSLSAATYPIAPGADGGGDSADGLDLPGRAEVVPARAPFERVARAKTAEAARKLERRIDEAATTYDAVLVDAAPVGSNEAVAGVTAADRTAAVTPATTHGRDALQRLRGRVADVGASVDRTVAIAREADGEAAERDAEVCLPQTAPEVGAAPTTAAGDGAYTRAVAAAFEDCFDATVDVEFAEPGLVDRLRS from the coding sequence ATGCACGCGACGACGCTCGCGCTCGTCGGAGCGACCGGCGGGGCCGGAACGACCCGCACCGCGATCGAACTGGCGACGCTCGGCGCGCGCGACGGCCGCGACGTGGCGGTCGTCGACGCCGCGTTCACCACGCAGGGGCTCTCCGAATACGTGTCGGGCCGGATCGGGACGGATCTCACGACGCTTCTCACCGACGAAACCGGCTCGTCGCTGTCGGCGGCGACGTACCCGATCGCACCGGGCGCTGACGGCGGCGGGGACAGTGCCGACGGCCTCGACCTGCCGGGGCGGGCAGAGGTCGTTCCGGCGCGGGCGCCCTTCGAGCGCGTCGCACGCGCGAAGACGGCGGAGGCGGCGCGGAAGTTGGAGCGCCGGATCGACGAGGCCGCGACGACCTACGACGCGGTCCTCGTCGACGCCGCCCCCGTCGGCTCGAACGAGGCGGTCGCGGGGGTCACCGCCGCCGATCGGACCGCGGCGGTGACGCCGGCGACGACGCACGGCCGGGACGCCCTCCAGCGACTCCGCGGTCGCGTCGCGGACGTGGGCGCGAGCGTGGACCGCACCGTAGCGATCGCTCGCGAGGCGGACGGGGAAGCCGCCGAGCGCGACGCGGAGGTGTGCCTCCCACAGACGGCTCCCGAAGTCGGTGCTGCGCCGACGACGGCGGCGGGGGACGGCGCGTACACGCGGGCGGTGGCGGCGGCCTTCGAGGACTGCTTCGACGCGACGGTCGACGTCGAGTTCGCGGAGCCGGGGCTGGTCGACCGGCTGCGGTCTTAA
- a CDS encoding DoxX family protein, translating to MSASETVRSEGGRDPDPTDRLGSARERFDRIDRAITREMDRLGIPVLRVALGIVFVWFGGLKVIGGSPAADLVAATVYVVPAEVFVPILGVWEVLIGLCLLYRPLIRVGILLLFLQMPGTFLPMVLLPEVVFVTFPFELTVEGQYIVKNLVIIGAALVVGGTVREDAEE from the coding sequence ATGTCCGCTTCAGAAACGGTCCGGTCGGAGGGCGGGAGAGATCCCGATCCAACGGACCGGCTCGGCTCGGCCCGGGAACGCTTCGACCGGATTGACCGCGCGATCACGAGAGAGATGGACCGACTCGGAATCCCCGTCCTCCGGGTCGCGCTCGGGATCGTCTTCGTCTGGTTCGGCGGACTGAAAGTTATCGGCGGGAGCCCGGCCGCCGACCTCGTGGCCGCCACGGTGTACGTGGTGCCGGCCGAGGTGTTCGTCCCGATACTCGGGGTCTGGGAGGTGCTCATCGGGCTGTGTCTGCTGTACCGGCCCCTCATCCGGGTCGGCATACTCCTGTTGTTCCTCCAGATGCCCGGCACCTTCCTCCCGATGGTGCTACTGCCGGAGGTCGTGTTCGTCACGTTCCCGTTCGAGTTGACCGTCGAGGGGCAGTACATCGTCAAGAACCTCGTGATCATCGGTGCCGCGCTGGTCGTCGGCGGGACCGTCCGCGAGGACGCCGAGGAGTGA
- a CDS encoding HIT family protein → MSGDCIFCSIVAGDIPARTVHETDDVLAFLDANPLARGHTLVIPKSHAKHVGDLDGDLTSELFAAVAELTPRVQSTVGADGANVGINDGEAAGQEVPHVHVHIIPRFEGDGGAPLHAVGGERPDLSDDELDAIGEAIAE, encoded by the coding sequence ATGTCCGGAGACTGCATCTTCTGTTCGATCGTCGCCGGCGACATCCCGGCACGAACCGTTCACGAGACCGACGACGTGCTGGCGTTCCTCGACGCCAATCCGCTCGCTCGCGGACACACGCTCGTGATCCCGAAGTCGCACGCGAAACACGTCGGCGACCTCGACGGCGACCTCACGAGCGAACTGTTCGCGGCCGTGGCCGAACTCACGCCGCGCGTCCAGTCGACCGTCGGCGCCGACGGCGCCAACGTCGGGATCAACGACGGCGAGGCGGCCGGACAGGAGGTCCCGCACGTCCACGTCCACATCATCCCGCGGTTCGAGGGCGACGGCGGCGCGCCGCTCCACGCGGTCGGCGGCGAGCGGCCCGACCTCTCCGACGACGAACTCGACGCGATCGGCGAGGCGATTGCCGAGTGA